The DNA sequence GTCCTCCCTGTTGATACGGATGCCATCGGTTTCGTCAAGCATTTCTTTCGAAAATATCTTCCGTGCATGATCAAGGATCGTTGCTGCATTTTTTGTATGGATTTTTTCCTTTACCATATAATGAGAGGGGAGCGAGGCGACCAGTTCTGAGAGGGGTTTGTTCTCTGCAGCAAGAAGTGCCACCATCGCCGCCGCCGTCATACCTCCATCACGACAATGCTGGTGGAATGGGAAGATAATGCCGCCGTTACCTTCGCCACCGAATGTGACTTTGACTCCGTCTGCGGCAAGACTGAGCATCCTGCGGGCAACATAAATACTCCCCACCTCGGTATACACAACCTTTGAGTTTGTCTCCGCTGCAATTTTTTCTGCAAGGAATGATGTGCTTACGGGAGTGACAATGGTTCCGCCGGGATTGTTCTTACAGATAAACCGCTGCATTAGAGCGAATTCTTCATTTTCCTCAATGAAATTCCCTTTCTCATCAATAAAGACGGCCCTGTCCGCATCACCGTCGTGTGCGACACCAAATGCAGCGCCGGTATCTACCACCAACTGAGAGAGCGCTTTGAGGCCCTCCGGAGAGGGTTCGGGCAACCTTCCCGGGAAAGTCCCGTCCATGGTTCCATTGATGGTATGAACTCTGCAGCCAAGATGTGAGAGTATGTCCGGTGTGGTTGCACAGGCAGGGCCGGACCCCGGGTCGACGGCAACAATTATGTTCCCGGCATGAAGGCCGGGGAATGCTTCAGCAACCGCGACACAGTACTCACGCAGCATCTCAGGAGCCTCCCAGTAATTGCCGACGGTCTCCCAGGTCTGGATGTCAAAGTCCTCATTGAAGATGCGTTCCTCGAGTGTGATGACCCCTGTATCATCCATCTCCGTCCCGTCCCCTTCGATGATTTTTACACCGTTGTATTCCGGCGGATTGTGGGATGCGGTGACGACTGCACCTGCGTCAAAATGATTCTTTACAATGTATTGGAGTGCCGGGGTGGGAAGCACGCCGAGATCAACGACGTCAGCACCACAGGCGAGAACCCCGGCACTTACGGCACTGGAGAGGGCCGGTCCCGAGGTCCGGGTATCCCGGCCCAGTGCAATGACCGGTCCCCGTTCCGAGGCGAGGGCCATTCCAATCTTCATTGCAAGATGAGGGGTCATTGAATCACCGATGACTCCACGGACACCGTTGGTTCCGAATAATCGTTTCGTCTTTTGCTCAATCATAATATCACCCGTCAATAGTCATGCCTTTGTCATGCAATTCTGATTTCATTCGGTTTATTCCGGTGGAAAGGGCTGAAAACGCTTCTTCCCTATGCCGTGCAATGACTGCAATATAGGTTATGTCCTCTCCGGGATAGAGGATGCCGGTCTGATGTCGGACAGCGGCCCCAAGTATTCCCGGAATGGATTCCATATGTTCCTGTACATTGGCACAGAGGTTATGAATTGCATACTCATCGGGAAAATCGAGAAATTCCGTGCGTGTATCGTCGGTGAATTCCCGTACAATCCCATTGAAGGAGGCAATGCATCCCGCCTCGGACATGGGACACCTGCGCCGCAGTTCGTGGATGCACCCCTGCATCGAATAATAGTCGGCAAAGAATTCCATTGATGCACTGACATCATCCACGGATGGATTCCGGAGCACGGCGTTGTCGATTTCAAGGTTGCCAATGACGACCTTGGGGTATGCATAGGTCTTGTGCCCCTCGATAATTACATATTCCACTCCCATATCGCTGAGCAGGCGAAGTTGTCCGGGGAGATCCCCGCTACGTATAGCAACAACTGCTTTTTCCGGGTCGATGCCGGAGACAACGTCGGCCCCGTGTTCATAATGTGTCGTGGTATCTTTCCCTTCTTCAAGCGAATAGAGGTGGGAATGAAGGTGTTTTATCACCGCGGTGGTACCGAGATTACTGAGGGCGGGGAGAAGTTTGTGGATAAAGGTGGTCTTTCCGCTGTTGTGACCACCGACAACATGGATGATTTTCATGTTTCGTCCTCTTCTGTATCGGAGCCTTTGTTTTCAGGCGGTTCATGATCTTCGCTTCTGATTCTCGATGCTGCTTCGGCAACCCCCCGCATCACCTCGGTGATGCGATCCTCGATATCGATCTCATCATCGATATCGATGGAAGTACCCTCGACTTCCAGGAGGAAACGGGCCACCTCGCTCGCCTCAAAGAGGATGTCGTCCAGTTCATCGGCAGTAAAAAATCCGCACAGGGCGCCGTAAAAGAAGGTGGCTCCTGACTTGCGCACTTTTTTCTTAAAGGATGACCGTGCCTGATTGACAGCCTGTGGGGAGTAGGTATCTGTCATGAAAGGGACAAGATCTGGCAGATTTTCCCCGATGAAGGTCATTTCAGCACCTCCTCGTGTACTAAAATCTGCACAAAGCCTGGCGATTGCCCACTCCCGTGCAGTGACGTAGGTGTGTTTTCGCAGGAACTGGTTGACCCGGCGGTAGGCCGCTCCGTCGACTTTCTGAAATTTGCGGTATTTGTTGATCCTTTCTTCATCCTCGGGAGAGAGGGAGGGGCGTCCCGGCATCAATACGGGCTGGGTGGGATCGATGCCGAGGATCATCTGTGTGGAGGAGATAGGTATATTCACCTGCGGTATATGGGGTAGTTCTTCATCTTCGTCGGGGCTATCTCCTTGGAATGAATCAGGGGGTAAATGAGGTTCTAATGCCGTATCTGCCCCCTCTGAATCATCAAATTCCGGAGATCCGGAGGTAGGGATGGAAGAGGGTTCATCCATGGGGGGGGTGGGGGGCGGTGTGGTGGTTTCTCTCCCGTACTCCTGTTCAGGTGTCATGGTGAATGGGTGCTCCTGGCAATCATCAGCGTCATTCCGGGATGGTGAGGGAAGTATTGAATCGGAGCCATCATATCCTTCATGACTGCGATTACCGGACAATTCGTCATCTGATTTGGAAATTTCCGTCCTGTTTTCCTCCATTATGGTTAATATGAGTCGGATACGTTCATCAACCTTACTGGAATTTGTCCTTTGAATTCTGCCTATGGATGAATCTTCATATAGTTTATTCCCGGCAGAAGAGAGGCTGAAGACCCATCGAAGACGGTTGGGGGGTCATATTTCATATTCTGAATTGAGCCATCGAATTTCAGATAAACCAAAGCGGTGGTTGTGTGGCTGATCCATCCTCACCCCCCTTACCTGCGAACGACCTGCATTCAATGACGATATAAGTCATGGAAGATTCGGGGTATCATGACAAATTCTTCTGGGGATTGGGATTTCAGGGTTTGATCCTCTCATTGCTCTGATATCCGGAAAGTCATTGATGATTGCGCAATTCACATCTGAATTCTGCGATGGCGATGCCGTTTTTCATTATTCGCTTGAATATCTTAATAACTCACAAAAAAGGCGTAATTCAGGATTATTTTGAATAATTAAGAATTGCAGATCTCCAGGTTCCGACATCTCTGCTATGTATAGCATCATATGGTTTATTTGAATATTGTCCAAAGGGGGACTTATGGTGAAATGGGCCACGATGCTCATCATTGAAGTGAAATAAGGCTATATCCTTTGATTAATCTCAGGTATGTGGTGGGTGGGACAAGGAACTTGTTCTGCCGTTTTCGCGTGATGGGGTGCCTGTATCAAATGAAATCCCTGATATTGCGGAATGTGGGGTTATACCGGCCAAAAGTGCAGCTAATGGCCGGGCTATGGGTATGTGTGCAGCCAGGTTTCACAGGAATGCTGAAAAATTGAAAAATCGCTGTATTGTATGTCAATTATTCTATGATAGAATCCGGGAGGCCGATTTGGCTGACCAATTCGAGATAGGGGTATTTTGAACTGATTTTAACTAATGGTTCGTCATTAAATATTCAATTGAGTCATATGGGTGTCAGAAGGACATCGCTGTACGCCTCGAAGGGGGCAGTGAAATTCTCTTCTGCTATATGTGGTGTAGAATATTTCCTCACGGTTGGGAATATTTTGGGTTTTTGAGGGGAAATGGGGCGGGTTCGTCGAACTCCTTCGGCCGCTGGCATTCGGGGGGGCGTGGACTATATAAAAGACCTCCATAGTTTCATTTTAACGGCTTTCATGGAATGTCTGGACTTCTGACCCTTTATCCAAAAAAGATGCGGCGGAAAGGCCGCTATATCGATCGTTGAAAGGGAAGGTTTCCTCTAGGACAGGCGGGAAGTAGTTCAGTTTCACGCCGCATATGGCATATGGTAGTATACTTTCATTCTCTCGGTTTAGGGTGGATAAGAAGCAGATTTTAAGTGGAAATGGAAAATTCCGCTGTGATACCTGCATTATTTACTCGTGGTTCTGCGGGCATCCGACCGGTTCCGGGGATCCTGAAATTGCCCGGTTTACCGGGAATTCAATGGTCCGGATGAATAAGCATTCAGGCCATTTGTGGGATTTTTTCGGGAGTCCGGTCGTATTGGTGCGGACAAATCGTACCGTGACTTTTGAATTTTTGAATGTGTATCGCCCCTGGTGGTGTGGTGATTTTTTTTGCGCAGAATAGAGATTCTGCGCAAAGGGTTTATACGGTGAGCAATGAAAAAAATAAGCATGGAGGGCGATTATTTCTCAGAGTGGCTTCCGCGCTTCTCTCATCACCTGAAAATGAGAAATTATTCGCCCCGTACAATCGCGAGTTATGAGCGGGTTATCAGGAAATTCGGCTATTATCTTTGGATTCGTCGGAACAAGGGTCCGGAGAAACTCGTCATATACTGGAAGGACCTTGCCCATGCAAGGATGGATACGGAAGTGGACGCAACAGCGATTCAGATTGATGATTTCCTGGGATTTATGACTTCTATCAGGGATTACAAGGCCACAACGCTGCATCGGATCATTTCGTCACTCTCTTCATTTTACCGGTATCTCTATGCTCAGGGAGTGATCGAGGCAAACCCCCTTGCTGCGGTGGACCGGCCGAGAATCAAAGAGAAGGAGATCAAATATCTCAAGCATAATCAGGTGATGAGGCTTATTGAATCGATTCCTGAGGATAATTCGCGGGATAGGTTGATAATCAGGCTTATTTATGCCACTGGTGTCCGTGTCTCGGAATTGTGTTCCATGGACATTGGAGATATTGATTTCGAAGATAATACAATCCGTGTACGGGGAAAAGGGGGTAAAATTCGGGTTGTTTTTGTTGATGAGGATACTTTGGAGGAAATCGACAATTTCTCGGCAGGCCGGATTGCCGGTCCGCTTTTTGTCGGACAATTGGGTCATGCGATTTCCCCGCGGACTGTGCAGCATATCTTTAAAAAATGGGCTCCTGAAGGAATTACGCCTCATAAAATCCGTCATTCCTATGCAAGTGAATTATACAAGCGATCGAAAAATCTCCGTGTCGTCCAGGAGAACCTCGGACATTCCTCCATACAGACCACTGAGATTTATCTCCATACTGATGTGGATGAACGTCGTGAAGTATACCGCAAACATTTCCCTCTTGGAAACGGGAAATAGCCAAAATTACTCTCTTTTTTTCTGATTGATACTGAAATGAGCTGATTTTCCTCAGATTGTTCGTAGATTTATTGCCTGTGGTATTTACCAATAAACCGTATGATGCTATAAATGCGGGACGTTTTGCGGCATCTTTGCTGATTGATATATCTGTGCATGGAGGTGGACGAGGAGGATGGCTCTGAAAGCATCATATGGTATATTGAATTCAGTGGATCTCAGTAGGGGGAGAAAATGAAGACGGGCTGGTAAAGGGATTTGGGCATAGCCTCCTCCTGAAAAATTGAGAAAAAGAAGGGAATGAATCCGTTTCAGTTCAGGCGGTTCACGAAATCCTCATACCCGAATTTTCTCAGGGTAATGAGTTCTCCCTCGGAGCAGTTCCAAGTCGCGATGGAAGGGAGAGGGACACCGTTGAAGATGGTGTTTTTCACCATCGTATAATGAGCCATATCGGTAAAGACGATGTGATCTCCCGGTTTCAGGGGGGAATCAAATGAGTATTCGCCGATGTCGTCACCCGAGAGGCATGTGGGTCCGCCCAGACGGTATGTATACTTTTTTTCTCCCGGCAAGCCGGCTCCGATAATCTCCGGCCTGTAGGGCATCTCAAGTATATCGGGCATATGTGCGACTGCCGAGGCATCGATGATCGCAATCATGCCATTGTTCTCGACGATATCGATGACCTCAGATACCATCCATCCGGCATTCAGTGCACATGCCTCGCCGGGTTCGAGATACACCTCGACTCCCCATTCCTCCCTAAATTCACGGACGAGGCGGATAAGAAGGTCAGTGTCATAATCTTCGCGGGTGATATGGTGGCCGCCGCCAAAGTTCACCCACTTCATATCACCTAACCAGGGGCCGAAACGGGCGGTGAAAGCGTCGAGAGTTCTTTCAAGTGCATCCGCACCGCTTTCGCAGAGACTGTGAAAATGCAGCCCTTCAAGGCCGGTCATATCCGCCCCCTCCAGTTCTTTCAACAGTATGCCGAATCGTGATCCGGGTTTACAGGGATTATATATTTCTGTAGTTACCTCGCTATGCTCCGGATTTACCCTGAGTCCGCATGATACTTCACTCCCGGAGGAAAGAATCATGTCGCGGTGGCGATCCCATTGTGAAAGCGAATTGAATGACAAATGGCTGCAGTATTTCAGATACTCCTCCATTTCGCTTTCCTTGAAAGCCGGGGAGAATGCATGCACTTCTCCTTTGAAGGTTTCATATCCGAGACGTGCCTCGTTGAGGGATGCACAGCAGGTGCCTGCATACTGTTCTTCAATCTCGTCAAAGACCTTCCATGCGGCGAAGGCTTTCAGGGCAAGAAGGATCTTTCCCCCGCTTTCCCTGGCGACCATACCCATAATGTCGGCGTTTCTTCGCAGGGCTTCACAATCGAGAAGATAGCAGGGGGTTTCAACCCGGCTGAAGTCCGGGAGGCGTGAAGGCTCGGTGTTATGACCCCGCCCTCTCACGGGCATACCCCCCTGCATGTTGCATCCACATCACTGAGCTTCCACGGCAGTCCGCGCTTTGCCACCTCCTCCAGGAATGGGCGTGTGTCAAACTCCTCAACATTCCAGACTCCGGGGCGCTCCCAGATTCCGTTGAGATACAGGGCGGCACCCGTTGCTGCGGGAACACCGGTGGTATAGGAGACCGCCTGTGCGCCGACTTCCGCATGCGCCTTGGCATGTTCACAGACATTATAGATCATCCTGCGGCGGATCTCGCCATCCGCTTCTCCTTCGAAGATGCATCCAATTGATGTTTTTCCGCTGTACCCTTCCGAGAGGGATCCGGGATCTGGAAGGATTGCTTTGAGGAACCGGAGGGGGACAATCTCATGTCCTTCAAAGCTCACCGGTTCGATGCCGGTCATCCCAACATTCTGGAGGACCCTCAGATGAGTGAGATATTCGTCGCTGAATGTCATCCAGAACCGGATCCTTTCAAGTCCCGGGATATTATTGACAAGGGATTCCTCTTCTTCGTGATAAAGCAAATACGCTGTGCGTACGCCAACTTCTGGAAAATCGATTGAACGGGCAATTTCCATTGGCTCAGTCTCAATCCACTGCCCCTTTTCCCAGTATTTTCCTTTACTGGTGACTTCTCTGATATTGATCTCCGGATTGAAATTTGTGGCAAATGGAAGTCCGTGATCACCATCATTACAGTCAACGATGTCGATGGTATGAATCCGATCAAAGAGCATGTCGCGCGCATATGCGCAATAGGCATTGGTAACCCCCGGATCAAAACCACACCCCAGTATTGCCGTGATTCCTTCCCGTTCGAATTGCTCCCGGTAGGCCCATTGCCAGCTATATTCAAATTTTGCCTCCTCCGGAGGCTCATAATTTGCAGTGTCAAGGTAGGCTGTACCGGTTGCAAGGCAGGCATCCATAATAGAAAGATCCTGATACGGAAGGGCGACATTGATGACGATGTCAGCCTCTGTTTCGCGAATTAGAAAAGCTACTTCTGAATCATCGTTGGCGTCAACCTGTGCCGTTGCGACATCAACGCCTGTTCGTGACTTCACTGAAGCTGCGATGGTATCGCATTTCTTTCTCGTTCTGCTTGCAATCGTAATTTCTTCAAATGTTTCCGGATCCTGGGCGCATTTATGTACAACGACATTGCCCACCCCTCCGGCACCTATGATAAGCACATTGCTCATGGCACTCTCCTTTTGAGTTTTTTACGCTTTGGATTGTTGTGGTACTGTGTGACCTGA is a window from the Methanovulcanius yangii genome containing:
- the glmM gene encoding phosphoglucosamine mutase; this encodes MIEQKTKRLFGTNGVRGVIGDSMTPHLAMKIGMALASERGPVIALGRDTRTSGPALSSAVSAGVLACGADVVDLGVLPTPALQYIVKNHFDAGAVVTASHNPPEYNGVKIIEGDGTEMDDTGVITLEERIFNEDFDIQTWETVGNYWEAPEMLREYCVAVAEAFPGLHAGNIIVAVDPGSGPACATTPDILSHLGCRVHTINGTMDGTFPGRLPEPSPEGLKALSQLVVDTGAAFGVAHDGDADRAVFIDEKGNFIEENEEFALMQRFICKNNPGGTIVTPVSTSFLAEKIAAETNSKVVYTEVGSIYVARRMLSLAADGVKVTFGGEGNGGIIFPFHQHCRDGGMTAAAMVALLAAENKPLSELVASLPSHYMVKEKIHTKNAATILDHARKIFSKEMLDETDGIRINREDAWALLRPSGTEPFMRLYVEAAEESDARKFADEILSAIDPVLQAP
- the mobB gene encoding molybdopterin-guanine dinucleotide biosynthesis protein B is translated as MKIIHVVGGHNSGKTTFIHKLLPALSNLGTTAVIKHLHSHLYSLEEGKDTTTHYEHGADVVSGIDPEKAVVAIRSGDLPGQLRLLSDMGVEYVIIEGHKTYAYPKVVIGNLEIDNAVLRNPSVDDVSASMEFFADYYSMQGCIHELRRRCPMSEAGCIASFNGIVREFTDDTRTEFLDFPDEYAIHNLCANVQEHMESIPGILGAAVRHQTGILYPGEDITYIAVIARHREEAFSALSTGINRMKSELHDKGMTIDG
- a CDS encoding DUF5806 family protein, giving the protein MPGRPSLSPEDEERINKYRKFQKVDGAAYRRVNQFLRKHTYVTAREWAIARLCADFSTRGGAEMTFIGENLPDLVPFMTDTYSPQAVNQARSSFKKKVRKSGATFFYGALCGFFTADELDDILFEASEVARFLLEVEGTSIDIDDEIDIEDRITEVMRGVAEAASRIRSEDHEPPENKGSDTEEDET
- the xerA gene encoding site-specific tyrosine recombinase/integron integrase is translated as MEGDYFSEWLPRFSHHLKMRNYSPRTIASYERVIRKFGYYLWIRRNKGPEKLVIYWKDLAHARMDTEVDATAIQIDDFLGFMTSIRDYKATTLHRIISSLSSFYRYLYAQGVIEANPLAAVDRPRIKEKEIKYLKHNQVMRLIESIPEDNSRDRLIIRLIYATGVRVSELCSMDIGDIDFEDNTIRVRGKGGKIRVVFVDEDTLEEIDNFSAGRIAGPLFVGQLGHAISPRTVQHIFKKWAPEGITPHKIRHSYASELYKRSKNLRVVQENLGHSSIQTTEIYLHTDVDERREVYRKHFPLGNGK
- the nspC gene encoding carboxynorspermidine decarboxylase, whose protein sequence is MPVRGRGHNTEPSRLPDFSRVETPCYLLDCEALRRNADIMGMVARESGGKILLALKAFAAWKVFDEIEEQYAGTCCASLNEARLGYETFKGEVHAFSPAFKESEMEEYLKYCSHLSFNSLSQWDRHRDMILSSGSEVSCGLRVNPEHSEVTTEIYNPCKPGSRFGILLKELEGADMTGLEGLHFHSLCESGADALERTLDAFTARFGPWLGDMKWVNFGGGHHITREDYDTDLLIRLVREFREEWGVEVYLEPGEACALNAGWMVSEVIDIVENNGMIAIIDASAVAHMPDILEMPYRPEIIGAGLPGEKKYTYRLGGPTCLSGDDIGEYSFDSPLKPGDHIVFTDMAHYTMVKNTIFNGVPLPSIATWNCSEGELITLRKFGYEDFVNRLN
- a CDS encoding saccharopine dehydrogenase family protein; protein product: MSNVLIIGAGGVGNVVVHKCAQDPETFEEITIASRTRKKCDTIAASVKSRTGVDVATAQVDANDDSEVAFLIRETEADIVINVALPYQDLSIMDACLATGTAYLDTANYEPPEEAKFEYSWQWAYREQFEREGITAILGCGFDPGVTNAYCAYARDMLFDRIHTIDIVDCNDGDHGLPFATNFNPEINIREVTSKGKYWEKGQWIETEPMEIARSIDFPEVGVRTAYLLYHEEEESLVNNIPGLERIRFWMTFSDEYLTHLRVLQNVGMTGIEPVSFEGHEIVPLRFLKAILPDPGSLSEGYSGKTSIGCIFEGEADGEIRRRMIYNVCEHAKAHAEVGAQAVSYTTGVPAATGAALYLNGIWERPGVWNVEEFDTRPFLEEVAKRGLPWKLSDVDATCRGVCP